A single Pedobacter sp. PACM 27299 DNA region contains:
- a CDS encoding TlpA family protein disulfide reductase — protein sequence MKTQTIIYYVIFTAISLFNLSKSYSKTEKKTIEDRLILTGKFTNVDQNGTVKLYLWTDIVASSNKYREPYRVFSTKLKNGRFAFQIDSVKTNDYIILSKDELNGQPIPIIDMYRIEQGDQIHVDIHHNGTLKLSSVTDLGKPTYEYQVQFSGRGSNKYQCRYSLDSLKQVYTENFYRLPGNEKARNAATILEISQNEINIEDYITTKQLDFLETYRHKIPSHIFDLVKIDLISTNMKHELKFISTSINEFYTKTDRDLVREHFNNSKLNRLFNGISKETGINSIAFTNTTLEKLRKESIFLYKDKPVHELIYAKYKGQLRDKLITAYLIKNYSSLSNIEAKKILAEANEIIETPAYLKMLDALTILNIGSLLYPFELPDKENKIAKLSDFRGKVLFIDFYYTGCSNCISYNKNTVSVAKEYFKNTTDVSFVTISIDGNRQQWLKSLESKLYTSESAINLYTSGLGGNHPLIKQLKITAYPHSILIDREGKIYNNNFKDLGKNDPNDLISIIKKALNSN from the coding sequence ATGAAAACACAAACAATAATATATTATGTGATTTTTACAGCAATTTCATTATTCAATCTGTCAAAATCTTACAGTAAAACTGAAAAAAAGACAATTGAGGATCGGTTAATCCTAACGGGTAAATTTACAAATGTAGATCAAAATGGAACAGTCAAATTGTATTTATGGACAGATATCGTGGCCTCTAGTAATAAGTACCGAGAGCCATATAGGGTGTTTAGCACTAAACTAAAAAATGGAAGATTTGCATTCCAGATAGATTCGGTAAAAACAAACGACTACATAATATTGAGCAAAGATGAACTAAATGGCCAACCTATACCAATAATAGATATGTATAGAATAGAGCAGGGTGATCAGATTCATGTCGACATTCATCACAATGGCACATTGAAGTTATCTAGTGTGACAGATTTAGGAAAACCTACTTATGAATACCAGGTCCAATTCTCAGGTAGAGGTTCAAATAAATACCAATGCCGGTATAGCCTAGATTCATTGAAACAGGTATATACAGAAAATTTTTACAGATTGCCAGGAAATGAGAAAGCCAGAAATGCAGCAACAATACTAGAAATCTCACAAAATGAGATAAATATTGAAGATTACATTACCACTAAACAATTAGATTTTCTGGAAACTTACCGTCATAAAATTCCGTCGCATATTTTTGATTTAGTCAAGATTGACCTCATTTCAACCAATATGAAACATGAATTAAAATTTATCTCCACATCAATAAATGAATTCTACACTAAAACTGATAGAGATCTAGTTAGAGAACATTTCAACAACAGCAAATTAAATAGGCTATTTAATGGCATTTCTAAAGAAACAGGTATTAATTCTATAGCTTTTACAAATACAACATTAGAAAAACTAAGAAAAGAAAGCATATTTCTTTATAAAGACAAGCCTGTCCATGAATTAATCTATGCAAAATATAAAGGGCAGCTTAGAGACAAATTAATCACCGCTTACTTAATAAAAAACTATTCTTCTTTGTCAAATATCGAAGCAAAGAAAATATTGGCCGAAGCAAATGAAATTATCGAAACACCTGCTTACCTGAAAATGCTAGACGCATTAACAATTCTAAATATAGGCTCATTATTATACCCATTCGAATTACCAGACAAAGAGAACAAAATCGCAAAACTTAGTGACTTCAGGGGAAAGGTATTATTTATTGATTTTTATTATACAGGTTGTAGCAATTGCATCAGCTATAATAAAAATACCGTATCGGTTGCAAAAGAATACTTTAAAAACACTACAGATGTTTCCTTTGTGACTATCTCTATAGATGGCAATAGACAACAATGGTTAAAGAGTCTTGAAAGCAAACTATATACATCAGAAAGTGCAATCAATCTGTACACCAGTGGCCTTGGTGGAAACCATCCCTTAATAAAGCAATTAAAAATCACAGCATACCCTCATTCTATTCTAATCGATAGAGAAGGAAAAATTTACAATAATAATTTCAAAGATTTGGGTAAAAATGATCCTAATGATTTAATATCAATTATAAAAAAAGCCTTGAATTCAAATTAA
- a CDS encoding MauE/DoxX family redox-associated membrane protein — translation MIKPITMDITTASKCSFWLTARSKERIAFLIILVCLFLFLISAFSKIEDHESFKSGLAKVKLIGTYATLISWMVPISEIVVSLLLIIPKTYKWGLYGFVSLMVVFTAYILSMLLWEEKLPCHCNLIIQNLSWTAHLWFNMGFIALALCALWLMKKQHS, via the coding sequence ATGATCAAACCTATTACAATGGATATTACAACCGCTAGCAAGTGTAGTTTTTGGCTTACAGCGCGTAGCAAAGAAAGAATTGCTTTTTTAATAATTCTTGTTTGTTTATTCCTGTTTCTAATTTCTGCGTTTAGCAAAATTGAAGACCATGAAAGCTTCAAAAGTGGCTTAGCTAAAGTTAAGCTTATTGGTACTTATGCCACCTTGATCTCCTGGATGGTGCCCATATCAGAAATAGTAGTTTCATTGCTACTGATCATCCCTAAAACTTATAAATGGGGATTATATGGTTTTGTCAGTCTAATGGTTGTTTTTACGGCTTACATTCTGAGTATGTTACTCTGGGAAGAAAAGTTGCCTTGTCATTGCAATCTGATCATTCAAAATTTAAGCTGGACAGCACATTTGTGGTTTAATATGGGATTTATTGCTCTTGCCCTGTGTGCACTATGGCTAATGAAAAAACAACATTCTTAA
- a CDS encoding RagB/SusD family nutrient uptake outer membrane protein produces MENMKYILITLIGLFFTSCKKDWLDAKPTNSLVVPTIIEDFQALLDNSALMNQNESGAYSETSSGDFQVSNNSFLTFSVAYRNSYIWSATTDFYGGADVNWQSAYQRILNANLALEGIATIEQSSLNKSNWDNVKGSALFYRAYNFYVLAQQYCKPYSDRSDTDLGIPLRLNSNINERSKRATVKSTYDRIITDLIEAITLLPSTISYKTRPSKPACYAMLARVYLSMGNYAAALVNATACLALYNKVIDYNTLNSASTYPIPQLNDEIIYQTRLGGATLFSSANLNVTQELLSLYNSNDLRLKLFFEKSVSNTSFKGSYDGSRFFFSGLAVDEVLLIRSECNSRAGNLKDALEDLNTLVKKRWNKESAYVEFNTTDKELAISKVLEERRKELCFRGLRWTDLRRLNQENNRQTTLTRVLNGQTYQLLPNDPKYTFPIDLNEILISGIEQNNRF; encoded by the coding sequence CCTACTAATTCATTAGTGGTACCAACCATTATTGAAGATTTCCAGGCCTTACTGGATAACTCGGCACTTATGAATCAAAATGAATCGGGTGCTTATTCGGAAACCAGTTCCGGAGACTTCCAGGTCTCTAACAATTCATTTTTAACTTTTTCTGTAGCATACCGAAACTCATATATCTGGTCTGCAACTACTGATTTCTATGGAGGTGCAGATGTTAACTGGCAAAGCGCTTATCAACGCATATTGAATGCCAATTTAGCCCTTGAAGGCATAGCAACTATTGAACAAAGTTCTTTAAACAAAAGTAATTGGGATAATGTAAAAGGAAGTGCCCTATTTTACAGAGCCTATAACTTTTATGTCCTTGCTCAACAGTATTGCAAGCCCTATTCGGACCGATCTGATACTGATTTGGGAATTCCACTAAGGTTAAACTCAAATATTAACGAACGCTCAAAAAGGGCTACTGTAAAGAGCACTTACGACAGAATCATTACTGATTTAATAGAAGCTATTACTCTTTTACCATCAACCATATCCTACAAAACCCGCCCTTCAAAGCCAGCATGCTATGCGATGCTGGCAAGAGTTTATTTGAGTATGGGTAACTATGCCGCTGCCTTAGTTAACGCCACTGCCTGTTTAGCGCTGTATAATAAGGTTATCGATTATAACACACTTAATTCGGCCAGCACATACCCTATTCCACAGCTGAATGATGAGATAATTTATCAAACAAGATTAGGTGGAGCGACTCTGTTTTCCAGCGCGAACCTAAATGTAACTCAAGAGTTATTATCACTTTACAATTCGAATGACCTAAGATTAAAGCTGTTTTTTGAAAAATCAGTGTCTAATACCTCATTTAAAGGATCCTACGATGGTAGCCGTTTTTTCTTTTCAGGTCTAGCGGTGGATGAAGTACTGCTCATTAGATCAGAATGTAATTCAAGAGCTGGTAATTTAAAGGATGCACTGGAAGACCTAAACACCTTAGTAAAAAAACGCTGGAATAAGGAATCCGCTTATGTTGAATTTAATACTACTGATAAAGAACTGGCAATTTCCAAAGTGCTTGAAGAAAGAAGGAAAGAACTATGTTTTAGAGGATTACGTTGGACTGACCTAAGGCGATTAAACCAGGAAAATAACCGGCAAACAACCCTCACCAGAGTTTTAAACGGACAAACCTATCAGCTCTTGCCCAATGACCCGAAATATACATTCCCAATCGATTTGAATGAAATATTAATTAGTGGAATAGAACAAAATAACAGATTTTAA